A genomic segment from Aegilops tauschii subsp. strangulata cultivar AL8/78 chromosome 1, Aet v6.0, whole genome shotgun sequence encodes:
- the LOC141039219 gene encoding uncharacterized protein, translated as MAEEARVELHDTETLEVVCTSEPDKADEMISRIRGSACGSYPHIMGVDVEFTKDDEPPQMAAVLQISVEGLCLVYHIAAATKWDKLKLSGLEINPNKHINIQRNWRVPYNGKPYDSLADVAASVIHPFYRKMKKKIDREADHKLWGDNPLPNYLIEYAAIDAYATYKLWKIIDNIKRGLEISKEQEADPYYHCHYAG; from the exons ATGGCGGAGGAAGC GAGGGTTGAGCTCCACGACACGGAGACGCTGGAGGTCGTCTGCACCAGCGAACCAGACAAGGCCGATGAGATGATCTCTAGGATCAGGGGGAGCGCCTGCGGCTCGTACCCCCACATCATGGGCGTTGATGTGGAGTTTACCAAAGATGATGAACCTCCGCAGATGGCAGCAGTTCTGCAGATCAGCGTGGAGGGTCTCTGTCTCGTGTACCACATCGCTGCGGCCACAAAATG GGACAAGCTGAAGTTGTCTGGTTTGGAGATAAACCCCAACAAGCACATCAACATTCAGCGCAACTGGAGAGTTCCATACAACGGAAAACCGTACGACTCCTTGGCTGATGTTGCAGCCAGCGTCATCCACCCATTCTATAgaaagatgaagaagaagatcgacAGGGAGGCAGACCATAAACTATGGGGGGACAACCCACTGCCAAATTACCTCATCGAGTACGCAGCAATAGATGCGTACGCCACCTACAAGTTGTGGAAGATAATCGACAACATCAAAAGAGGTCTGGAAATTTCAAAAGAGCAGGAAGCGGACCCCTACTACCACTGCCACTATGCAGGATGA